From Saccharomyces kudriavzevii IFO 1802 strain IFO1802 genome assembly, chromosome: 13, a single genomic window includes:
- the TUB3 gene encoding alpha-tubulin TUB3 (similar to Saccharomyces cerevisiae TUB3 (YML124C) and TUB1 (YML085C); ancestral locus Anc_8.859), producing the protein MREVISINVGQAGCQIGNACWELYSLEHGIKPDGHLEDGLSKPKGGEEGFSTFFHETGHGKFVPRAIYVDLEPNVIDEVRNGPYKDLFHPEQLISGKEDAANNYARGHYTVGREIVDEVEERIRKMADQCDGLQGFLFTHSLGGGTGSGLGSLLLENLSYEYGKKSKLEFAVYPAPQLSTSVVEPYNTVLTTHTTLEHADCTFMVDNEAIYDICSRNLGISRPTFSNLNGLIAQVISSVTASLRFDGSLNVDLNEFQTNLVPYPRIHFPLVSYAPILSKQRATHESNSVSEITNACFEPGNQMVKCDPTKGKYMANCLLYRGDVVTRDVQRAVEQVKNKKSVQMVDWCPTGFKIGICYEPPTVIPSSELASVDRAVCMLSNTTAIADAWKRIDQKFDLMYAKRAFVHWYVGEGMEEGEFTEAREDLAALERDYIEVGADSYAEEF; encoded by the exons ATGAGAGAAGTCATAAGTATTAATG TTGGTCAAGCTGGTTGTCAAATTGGTAATGCCTGTTGGGAATTGTACTCCCTTGAGCACGGTATCAAGCCTGATGGTCATCTAGAAGATGGTCTATCAAAACCCAAAGGGGGAGAAGAGGGCTTTTCCACATTTTTCCACGAAACCGGACATGGTAAGTTCGTTCCAAGAGCCATTTATGTGGACTTAGAGCCCAATGTTATCGACGAAGTGCGTAACGGCCCTTACAAGGACCTTTTCCATCCGGAACAGTTGATCAGCGGTAAGGAAGACGCGGCTAATAACTATGCTAGAGGCCATTATACCGTCGGTAGAGAAATAGTGGAcgaagttgaagaaagaatcaGAAAGATGGCCGACCAATGTGACGGGTTACAGGGGTTCTTGTTCACCCATTCCCTCGGTGGTGGTACCGGTTCCGGGTTGGGTTCCCTGTTACTAGAAAATTTATCTTATGAGTACGGTAAGAAATCTAAGTTGGAATTTGCCGTCTACCCAGCACCACAATTGTCCACTTCTGTCGTGGAGCCTTACAACACCGTTTTAACCACACACACCACTTTAGAACACGCGGACTGTACGTTTATGGTCGATAACGAAGCCATTTACGATATCTGTAGTAGAAACTTGGGCATCTCCAGGCCAACCTTTAGTAACTTAAACGGGTTGATTGCTCAAGTGATATCATCTGTGACCGCGTCCTTAAGATTCGATGGTTCTTTGAATGTCGATTTGAACGAATTCCAAACCAACTTAGTACCATACCCAAGAATCCATTTCCCTCTGGTCTCATATGCTCCGATCTTGTCCAAGCAGAGGGCTACCCATGAGTCCAACTCTGTGTCAGAGATCACAAACGCTTGTTTCGAACCTGGTAACCAAATGGTCAAGTGTGACCCAACAAAGGGCAAATACATGGCCAACTGTCTGTTATACAGAGGTGACGTGGTGACAAGAGATGTTCAGAGAGCCGTTGAACAGgtgaagaacaagaaatcgGTACAAATGGTGGACTGGTGTCCAACAGGCTTCAAAATCGGTATCTGTTACGAACCGCCAACTGTGATACCAAGTTCCGAATTGGCGAGTGTGGATAGAGCTGTTTGCATGCTATCCAACACCACCGCCATCGCCGATGCCTGGAAGAgaattgatcaaaaatTCGATTTGATGTATGCTAAGCGTGCCTTCGTCCACTGGTACGTAGGTGAAGGTATGGAGGAAGGTGAATTCACCGAGGCTAGAGAGGACTTGGCTGCTTTGGAAAGAGACTACATCGAAGTCGGTGCCGATTCCTATGCCGAAGAGTTCTAG
- the NGL3 gene encoding 3'-5' poly(A) RNA exonuclease (similar to Saccharomyces cerevisiae NGL3 (YML118W) and NGL2 (YMR285C); ancestral locus Anc_8.850), whose protein sequence is MSSQMEDGEPISHGKAQSPSNSVSSYSSENDVTHQKIFRCPLADDHIKKIREERAQRRQSRRNSLISQGKDPDFPTPDLQFIERPFLHVYREVSQDSKTSGMQVPPSSLDVQIMTYNTLAQTLIRRDFFPQSGSALKWHKRSKVLVHELKTYKPDIVSLQEVDYNELGFWHENFHKLGFGSTFRRHEGKTHGLMVAWNNEKFQQDNEWMLDYDTILAGNAISARTRTKNIALIVSLSVKNMTNLSTSGVIVANTHLFWHPFGVFERLRQSFLVLKKIEEIKTCPKYYGWHSLLMGDFNTEPEEPPYMAITRRPLTLTGSARAMTECSLAYRYSKMRNGEESDQDEECDEESTGEGQHDQPQNPKPKYFVATKEQKNLVNQLVALHNSLHVKGISLYGLSYGKVHPDNSKENHGEPELSNWANTWCGLLDYIFYIERNDNVSSSKDEPVKNFEDQNNVKIIGYLRMPRAEEMPKHSQPFEGEYASDHISLMCQLRLFWQ, encoded by the coding sequence ATGAGCAGTCAAATGGAAGACGGAGAACCCATATCACATGGCAAAGCTCAGTCCCCCTCTAATTCAGTTTCTAGCTACTCTAGTGAGAATGATGTGAcacatcaaaaaatcttcagATGTCCACTAGCTGATGAtcatatcaaaaaaattagagaaGAACGAGCTCAGAGAAGACAAAGTCGTAGGAACTCTTTAATATCTCAGGGCAAGGATCCTGATTTCCCCACGCCTGACTTGCAATTCATTGAAAGGCCATTTCTTCATGTCTACCGTGAAGTTTCACAAGATAGCAAGACGTCCGGAATGCAGGTTCCTCCGAGTTCATTAGATGTTCAGATAATGACCTATAATACTTTAGCACAAACTTTGATTAGGAGAGACTTTTTCCCACAAAGTGGTTCCGCATTGAAATGGCATAAAAGATCAAAAGTCTTAGTCCACGAGTTGAAAACGTATAAGCCTGATATTGTATCGTTACAGGAGGTCGATTACAACGAATTGGGCTTCTGGCACGAAAATTTTCATAAGTTGGGGTTTGGTTCAACATTCAGGAGGCATGAGGGGAAGACTCATGGGCTAATGGTTGCGTggaacaatgaaaaatttcagcaAGATAACGAGTGGATGCTAGACTACGATACGATCTTGGCCGGTAATGCCATCTCtgcaagaacaagaacCAAGAATATTGCCCTTATTGTATCGCTGAGTGTCAAAAACATGACAAATTTATCAACCAGTGGAGTCATTGTGGCAAACACACATTTATTTTGGCATCCTTTTGGAGTTTTTGAGAGACTAAGGCAATCTTTTTTAGTTCTGAAAAAGATCGAGGAAATTAAAACTTGCCCAAAGTATTATGGCTGGCACAGCCTTCTGATGGGAGATTTCAACACCGAACCTGAAGAACCACCGTATATGGCCATAACGAGGAGGCCACTGACACTGACAGGCTCGGCAAGGGCCATGACAGAATGCTCTCTAGCGTATcgatattcaaaaatgagGAATGGGGAGGAAAGCGAccaagatgaagaatgcGATGAAGAATCCACTGGCGAAGGCCAGCATGACCAACCACAAAATCCTAAACCTAAATATTTTGTCGCAACAAAGGAACAGAAGAACTTGGTGAATCAGTTAGTCGCATTGCACAACTCATTGCATGTAAAAGGAATATCGCTCTACGGGCTCAGCTACGGTAAGGTGCATCCTGATAATTCCAAAGAGAATCATGGTGAACCAGAACTGTCGAATTGGGCCAATACATGGTGTGGATTATTAGATTACATATTCTATATTGAGCGTAATGACAACGTGAGTTCTAGCAAGGATGAACCTGTAAAAAACTTTGAAGACCAAAACAATGTAAAAATTATTGGGTATCTGAGAATGCCTCGTGCGGAAGAGATGCCCAAACACTCTCAGCCTTTCGAGGGAGAGTACGCTAGCGACCACATTTCCCTAATGTGCCAATTACGCTTGTTTTGGCAGTAA
- the SKDI13G0190 gene encoding uncharacterized protein (similar to Saccharomyces cerevisiae YML119W; ancestral locus Anc_8.852), producing MSPSPSVSPRRTLNNKSSYIGNGSGLVLPPTQVKLNQQPVLSFQQKTTFDSNQQFFYYPESPTKSQRPRFNSVSQINKDTNENYYAGAANSNGNRPSRYPNAGAANVNANPHPHHQSVSHINSKAPKFNQTKEVKSIKDISFPSRTCTAKRYFTSPIDLHGIRNNSSNITPTLTNSPMKSKANFNIKKFILPRSVIITYKLASPVHETIDDISKKIIILQISLNFEKSYHSLQPIQLSTDRKTRILKSLDELCGEHLVLLPKQQSQPQNNIKPVKNLPNINTKQRTSTSIGTTANESFELSFDGKAMDRSDIFRMVDSFSIAISDEDEDDDEDNFQQRNKSNRILPAEILSNGLLK from the coding sequence ATGAGCCCAAGTCCATCGGTGTCGCCAAGAAGGACTCTCAACAATAAATCATCGTACATTGGCAATGGCAGCGGGCTGGTCCTGCCTCCTACGCAGGTCAAACTGAACCAGCAGCCGGTTCTGAGCTTCCAACAGAAGACAACTTTCGACTCAAACCAGCAATTCTTCTACTATCCAGAGTCGCCTACAAAGAGCCAAAGACCAAGGTTCAACAGCGTCTCGCAGATTAATAAAGACACTAACGAAAACTACTACGCCGGTGCCGCAAACAGCAATGGCAACAGACCGTCTAGATATCCAAATGCCGGTGCCGCAAACGTAAATGCTAATCCGCATCCGCACCATCAGTCGGTGTCTCATATAAATTCTAAAGCTCCTAAGTTCAATCAAACGAAGGAAGTGAAGAGCATAAAGGATATCTCGTTTCCTTCCAGAACTTGCACTGCCAAGAGATATTTCACCAGCCCGATAGATCTCCATGGTATAAGAAACAATAGTAGCAACATAACACCTACATTGACGAATTCTCCTATGAAGTCAAAGGCaaatttcaacatcaaaaaattcattttacCCAGGTCCGTTATCATTACGTATAAATTGGCATCACCGGTACATGAAACGATAGACGAtatatcgaaaaaaatcatcatcttACAAATCTCGttgaattttgagaaaagtTACCATTCTTTGCAGCCGATTCAATTGTCCACAGATAGAAAGACACGGATCTTAAAATCACTAGACGAACTATGCGGTGAACACCTGGTCCTCCTACCCAAGCAACAGAGTCAGCCTCAAAATAACATTAAGCCCGTGAAGAATCTTCCAAATATCAATACTAAGCAGAGAACCAGTACCAGCATAGGCACAACCGCCAATGAGAGCTTTGAATTGAGCTTTGACGGGAAGGCAATGGATAGGTCTGATATATTTCGAATGGTAGACTCATTTAGCATTGCCATCTCagatgaggatgaggatgatgacGAGGATAACTTCCAACAGAGAAACAAGAGCAACAGAATTCTACCGGCGGAAATATTAAGTAATGGACTCTTGAAATGA
- the GTR1 gene encoding Rag GTPase GTR1 (similar to Saccharomyces cerevisiae GTR1 (YML121W); ancestral locus Anc_8.855) produces MSSNNRKKLLLMGRSGSGKSSMRSIIFSNYSAFDTRRLGATIDVEHSHLRFLGNMTLNLWDCGGQDVFMENYFTKQKDHIFQMVQVLIHVFDVESTEVLKDIEIFAKALKQLRKYSPDAKIFVLLHKMDLVQLDKREELFQIMMKNLSETSSEFGFPNLVGFPTSIWDESLYKAWSQIVCSLIPNMSNHQTNLKKFKEIMNALEIILFERTTFLVICSSNGEDSNDGHGGSNDNNVLLDPKRFEKISNIMKNFKQSCTKLKSGFKTLILNNNIYVSELSSNMVCFIVLKDMNIPQELVLENIKKAKEFFQ; encoded by the coding sequence ATGTCGTCGAATAATAGGAAAAAACTGCTTTTGATGGGCCGGTCCGGCTCCGGTAAGTCGTCAATGAGGTCAATCATCTTTAGCAACTACTCTGCCTTTGATACAAGAAGATTGGGTGCCACCATTGATGTAGAACACTCGCATCTGAGGTTTCTCGGCAACATGACTCTAAACCTATGGGATTGCGGTGGTCAGGACGTGTTCATGGAAAACTACTTCACCAAGCAGAAAGACCATATTTTCCAGATGGTGCAGGTGCTAATCCATGTGTTTGATGTGGAGTCCACCGAGGTGCTCAAAGATATTGAGATATTTGCAAAAGCTCTGAAGCAGCTGAGGAAGTACTCTCCAGACGCCAAAATTTTCGTGCTTTTGCATAAGATGGATTTGGTCCAGTTGGATAAAAGGGAGGAGCTGTTCCAGATTATGATGAAGAACCTGAGTGAGACCTCCTCGGAATTCGGATTTCCCAATCTGGTGGGTTTTCCGACGTCAATCTGGGATGAGAGTCTATACAAGGCGTGGTCACAGATTGTGTGTTCGCTGATACCTAATATGTCGAACCATCAGACTAatctgaagaaattcaaagaaattatgaACGCGCTGGAAATCATTCTTTTCGAGAGAACGACTTTCCTAGTGATTTGTTCCAGCAATGGCGAGGATAGCAACGATGGTCACGGTGGTTCGAACGATAATAATGTTTTACTCGATCCGAAGAGGTTCGAAAAAATCTCCAAcataatgaagaatttcaaGCAAAGCTGTACGAAATTGAAGAGCGGGTTCAAGACCCTGATACTGAATAACAACATCTACGTCAGCGAGCTGTCATCCAATATGGTCTGCTTCATAGTGTTGAAGGATATGAACATCCCGCAGGAACTGGTACTCGAAAACATTAAGAAGGCCaaggaatttttccaatga
- the PGA3 gene encoding cytochrome-b5 reductase (similar to Saccharomyces cerevisiae PGA3 (YML125C) and AIM33 (YML087C); ancestral locus Anc_8.862), producing MSKEETEGTNVLDEPIHGIYIPAALFIVGVAITTYMSGELKILWSLPILSTIIFIRAYTAYKRRRSLFPNKWSPLELEDQTIISKNTALYRFRLKTRLESLEIPAGHHVAVRVPVDGKDEIRYYNPITSKLEDGHLDLVVKAYVDGKVSKYFAGLNPGDTVDFKGPIGTLNYEPNSSKHLGIVAGGSGITPVLQILNEIITVPEDLTKVSLLYANETENDILLKEELDEMAEKYAHFQVHYVVHYPSDTWTGDVGYITKDQMSKYLPEYSGDNRLLICGPDGMNNLALQYAKELGWKVNSTKSSGDDQVFVF from the coding sequence ATGTCAAAGGAAGAGACTGAAGGGACTAATGTTCTGGACGAGCCCATTCACGGGATCTACATCCCTGCCGCACTATTCATTGTTGGTGTAGCCATCACTACGTATATGTCTGGTGAGTTGAAAATCTTGTGGAGTTTACCCATTCTCTCCACAATCATCTTCATTAGGGCATATACAGCCtataaaagaagaagatcacTGTTCCCGAACAAGTGGTCACCTTTAGAATTGGAAGACCAAACCataatttcaaagaacACGGCCCTGTATCGTTTTAGGTTGAAGACTAGATTGGAGAGTTTGGAGATTCCTGCTGGTCACCACGTTGCCGTACGTGTCCCCGTTGACGGAAAAGACGAAATCAGGTACTACAATCCAATCACTTCTAAGTTGGAAGACGGGCACCTGGACTTGGTGGTTAAGGCATACGTTGATGGTAAAGTCTCTAAGTACTTTGCCGGCTTAAATCCTGGCGACACGGTCGACTTCAAGGGACCAATAGGCACTTTAAACTACGAACCAAATTCCTCCAAGCATTTGGGCATTGTGGCCGGTGGCTCCGGTATCACCCCAGTCTTACAGATCTTAAATGAAATCATCACTGTTCCCGAAGATTTGACGAAAGTATCACTGCTGTATGCCAATGAGACCGAAAATGATATCCTACTAAAGGAGGAACTGGACGAGATGGCCGAAAAATACGCACACTTCCAAGTTCATTACGTAGTACACTACCCATCCGACACATGGACCGGAGATGTCGGCTACATCACCAAGGACCAGATGAGCAAGTACCTACCGGAGTATTCGGGGGATAACAGACTCTTGATCTGTGGACCTGATGGAATGAACAACTTGGCCCTTCAATACGCCAAGGAACTAGGCTGGAAGGTCAATTCGACGAAAAGTTCAGGTGACGATCAAGTCTTTGTCTTTTAA
- the PHO84 gene encoding phosphate transporter PHO84 (similar to Saccharomyces cerevisiae PHO84 (YML123C); ancestral locus Anc_8.858), translating to MSSVNKDTIHVAERSLHKENLTEGGNFAFHNHLNDFAHIDDPLERRRLALESIDNEGFGWQQVKTISIAGVGFLTDSYDIFAINLGISMMSYVYWHGSMPASSQTLLKVSTSVGTVIGQVGFGTLADIVGRKKIYGLELIIMIVCTILQTTVAHSPAINFVAVLTFYRIVMGIGIGGDYPLSSIITSEFATTKWRGAIMGAVFANQAWGQISGGIIALILVAAYKSELSYADSGAECDARCQKACDQMWRILIGLGTVPGLLCLYFRLTIPESPRYQLDVNAKLELAEQKEQSEKKIHEISDDDMVINGLERASTAVESLDAHPPKASFKDFCRHFGQWKYGKILLGTAGSWFTLDVAFYGLSLNSAIILQTIGYAGSKNVYKKLYDSAVGNLILICAGSLPGYWATVATVDVIGRKPIQLAGFIILTILFCVIGFAYHKIGDHGLLALYVICQFFQNFGPNTTTFIVPGECFPTRYRSTAHGISAASGKIGAIIAQTALGTLINHNCARDGKAENCWLPHVMEIFALFMLLGIFTTLLIPETKRKTLEEINEQYHDEVDPGTLNFRNKNNDIESSSPSQLQHEA from the coding sequence ATGAGTTCCGTCAATAAAGATACTATTCACGTTGCTGAAAGAAGTCTTCATAAAGAAAACTTAACTGAAGGTGGTAACTTTGCCTTCCACAATCATTTAAATGATTTCGCACACATTGATGATCctttggaaagaagaagattggCTTTGGAATCCATCGATAACGAAGGTTTCGGTTGGCAACAGGTCAAGACCATCTCCATTGCCGGTGTTGGTTTCTTGACAGATTCTTACGATATTTTCGCCATCAATTTGGGTATTTCCATGATGTCATACGTTTACTGGCACGGTAGTATGCCAGCTTCAAGTCAAACCTTGTTGAAGGTTTCCACTTCTGTCGGTACTGTCATTGGTCAGGTTGGTTTCGGTACATTAGCTGATATTGTTGGTCGTAAGAAAATATACGGTTTGGAACTTATCATCATGATTGTCTGTACCATTTTGCAAACCACTGTTGCTCACTCTCCTGCTATCAACTTCGTTGCCGTTTTGACTTTCTACCGTATTGTCATGGGTATCGGTATCGGTGGTGACTACCCGCTATCTTCCATTATTACTTCTGAATTCGCCACTACCAAATGGAGAGGTGCCATTATGGGTGCTGTTTTCGCTAACCAAGCCTGGGGTCAAATCTCTGGTGGTATTATCGCGCTTATTTTGGTTGCTGCCTACAAGAGTGAACTAAGCTACGCTGACAGCGGTGCTGAATGTGATGCCAGATGTCAAAAGGCCTGTGACCAAATGTGGAGAATCCTTATTGGGTTGGGTACCGTTCCTGGGTTGCTATGTTTGTACTTCAGATTGACCATTCCAGAATCCCCCAGATATCAATTGGATGTTAACGCTAAACTGGAACTCGCCGAACAAAAGGAGCAAagcgaaaagaaaatccatGAGATCAGTGATGACGACATGGTCATCAATGGTTTGGAAAGAGCTTCCACTGCCGTCGAATCTTTGGACGCTCACCCTCCAAAGGCttcattcaaagatttctgcAGACATTTTGGCCAATGGAAATATGGTAAAATTCTGCTAGGTACTGCTGGTTCATGGTTTACTCTAGATGTTGCCTTCTACGGGCTGAGTTTAAACAGTGCCATTATCTTGCAAACCATTGGTTATGCTGGTTCTAAAAACGTCTACAAGAAACTATACGATTCTGCTGTTGGtaatttgattttgatttgtgCTGGTTCGTTACCTGGTTATTGGGCCACTGTCGCCACTGTCGATGTCATTGGTAGAAAACCAATCCAATTGGCCGGGTTCATCATTTTGACCATTCTGTTCTGTGTCATTGGTTTCGCATACCATAAGATCGGTGACCACGGTCTTTTGGCTCTTTACGTCATTTGtcaattcttccaaaacTTCGGTCCAAACACTACCACTTTTATTGTTCCTGGTGAATGTTTCCCAACTCGTTACAGATCTACTGCTCATGGTATTTCTGCTGCATCCGGTAAGATTGGTGCCATTATTGCACAAACCGCTTTGGGTACTCTTATCAACCATAACTGTGCCAGAGACGGTAAAGCCGAAAACTGTTGGTTACCTCACGTCATGGAAATCTTTGCCTTGTTCATGCTGTTGGGTATCTTCACCACTTTGTTGATCCCAGAAACTAAGAGAAAGACTCTAGAAGAAATTAACGAGCAATACCACGATGAAGTCGATCCTGGTACCCTCAACTTcagaaacaagaacaacGACATCGAATCTTCTAGCCCATCTCAGCTTCAACATGAGGCCTAA
- the NDI1 gene encoding NADH-ubiquinone reductase (H(+)-translocating) NDI1 (similar to Saccharomyces cerevisiae NDI1 (YML120C); ancestral locus Anc_8.854) produces the protein MLSKNLYSNRKLLSSTNTLIRSASTRSTGVENSGAGPTSFKTMKVIDTQHSDKPNVLILGSGWGAISFLKRIDTKKYNVSIISPRSYFLFTPLLPSAPVGTVDEKSIIEPIVNFALKKKGNVTYYEAEATSINPDRNTVTIKSLSAVSQLYQPENHLGLHQAEPAEIKYDYLISAVGAEPNTFGIPGVTDHGHFLKEIPNSLEIRRTFAANLEKANLLPKGDPERRRLLSIVVVGGGPTGVEAAGELQDYVHQDLRKFLPALAEEVQIHLVEALPIVLNMFEKKLSSYAQSHLENTSIKVHLRTAVAKVEEKQLLAKTKHEDGKVTEETIPYGTLIWATGNKARPVITDLFKKIPEQNSSKRGLAVNSFLQVKGSNNVFAIGDNAFAGLPPTAQVAHQEAEYLAKNFDKMAQIPNFQKNLSARKDKIDLLFEENNFRPFKYNDLGALAYLGSERAIATIRSGKRTFYTGGGLMTFYLWRILYLSMILSARSRFKVFFDWIKLAFFKRDFFKGL, from the coding sequence ATGctatcaaagaatttgtATAGTAACAGGAAACTGCTATCCTCGACGAATACGCTAATCAGGTCCGCCTCCACCAGATCTACAGGCGTGGAAAACTCCGGAGCTGGTCCCACCTCTTTCAAAACCATGAAGGTCATTGACACTCAACACAGCGACAAACCAAACGTACTGATACTGGGTTCTGGCTGGGGGgctatttcttttctaaagCGCATCGACACCAAGAAATACAATGTTTCTATTATCTCCCCCAGAAGTTACTTCTTATTCACGCCATTACTGCCCTCTGCCCCAGTTGGGACCGTGGATGAGAAATCAATTATCGAACCCATCGTTAATTTCGCCCTtaagaaaaagggaaatgTCACTTACTATGAGGCAGAAGCCACTTCTATCAACCCCGACAGAAATACCGTCACTATAAAATCATTGTCCGCTGTCAGTCAACTGTATCAACCGGAAAATCATTTAGGGTTGCACCAGGCAGAACCCGCTGAGATCAAGTACGACTATTTGATCAGCGCTGTGGGTGCGGAACCTAATACTTTTGGTATTCCCGGGGTCACTGACCATGgacattttttgaaagagatcCCGAACTCTTTAGAAATAAGAAGGACTTTTGCAGCCAATTTGGAAAAGGCTAATCTATTGCCCAAGGGTGATCCCGAAAGGAGGAGGTTATTGTCCATTGTTGTGGTTGGCGGTGGGCCGACTGGCGTAGAAGCCGCCGGTGAACTACAAGATTATGTTCATCAggatttgagaaaatttcttccagCATTGGCTGAGGAAGTTCAAATACATTTGGTTGAAGCTTTGCCCATCGTTCTTAACATGTTCGAGAAGAAGCTTTCATCATATGCGCAATCTCATTTGGAAAACACTTCGATCAAAGTGCATTTGAGGACTGCCGTTGCTAAAgtagaagaaaagcaattATTAGCAAAGACCAAGCATGAAGACGGTAAAGTAACCGAAGAAACTATTCCATACGGCACTTTGATTTGGGCCACCGGTAACAAAGCGAGACCCGTCATAACCGAccttttcaagaagatcCCTGAACAAAACTCGTCCAAAAGAGGCTTGGCGGTAAATAGCTTCTTGCAAGTGAAAGGTAGCAACAACGTCTTCGCCATTGGTGACAACGCATTTGCGGGATTACCTCCGACTGCCCAAGTGGCGCATCAAGAAGCTGAATATCTAGCCAAAAACTTCGATAAAATGGCCCAAATAccaaactttcaaaaaaaccTATCTGCTAGAAAGGATAAAATCGATCTGCTGTTCGAGGAGAACAACTTTAGGCCCTTCAAATACAATGATCTGGGTGCCCTAGCATACCTTGGTTCTGAGAGAGCCATTGCAACTATCCGTTCGGGTAAAAGAACATTCTACACCGGTGGGGGGTTGATGACCTTTTACTTGTGGAGAATTTTATACTTGTCGATGATATTGTCCGCTAGGTCGAGATTCAAGGTGTTTTTCGACTGGATCAAATTAgcattcttcaaaagggatttcttcaaaggaTTATAG